DNA sequence from the Bufo bufo chromosome 3, aBufBuf1.1, whole genome shotgun sequence genome:
ggtggacaggggggatacttacatgattcttatacactttataagacctgtacggtcatatatataccttaatatgctttttggcccggtcagtgtccctttaagtctttTCTTTGACAATGCTAATTACAAAATTAATCGGTGTAGATCAGAAGtgaatttttttctgttagttttatatgttttattttaataaataccTTCTGATTAAGCTTTAGcacaacaaatttttttttttttagctaatgACTATGATTAGTACTTTGTGTGAGCCTTTTACAAACAATTGGACAACAACTTacgtttgttttcatttttttgctcAATTTGAAACAACAATCAaaacatcaaccccccccccccaaaaaaaaatgaataaaaatgatattttttaatATGGAAAATGGAATCAgttgccattttttttcttttaaagtgaaaaaaaaaaaaagattatgacAGATTGATCTGATCTGTCAGTAATATAAGGCAAGAGACTGTACTGTTTCATGTcacgtgcagttatatgtggacaTAATGCTGTAAATACATTATGGTGTCTCCATTAGACACAGTATTCTCACCTAAAGGAAAAGTTCCAAGGGGGAATACCTCTCTAATACTGCACtttttaaagggaatcggtcaccaCGATCTTGGActtttatctgcagtaatacatgagtagtactgcaaataaggagtccagatctattttttattttcctactgcccccccttACCCTGCTGTCAGCGCTCAGAGCTGTGCTGAAATTCACtgtgcacaggagtcctctgcattatgttagcacagcagTTAGGATGGTGTCTTTCAGAGCCGTTTTAAGTGCTGACACCAGGGGAATGGACTCCTTATCTAACATAACATCTGCaactcattgaaaaaaaaatactttattattgtGTAATAAAAATGTTATGATCCCACATTGTaagacaatataaaaaaaagtgaaaataaataaCAAAGTGAAGGAATAAAGGTTTAGTCTGAAATAGAAACAATcagacacacactcacacacatccTCTACAAAATGACTAATAAAAACATGTATAAAGCTTTTACATTATACAGCAAGTCAATATGTAACTTGTCATAAATATGTAACTTGACATTGCTGGTCTAGATTCCAAGTTTTTTCTTATGTAATACCACATATTTGCAAGATTTATGCATACCAAATATCTTTTAAAAGGAATGTATTAGTAGTAAATTATATACATGTAGTTTAAATCAGGTTTTTGTTGCTTTTTGATTTTTCGGTGACTATTTAAAGTAAGATTCCTAATGTAATTCCTAAAAGTGGTGTttggacagcatgatctgctgctcgGAAATGATGACTTAGGTGACTGCACCAGTGATGATTTCACCAGATAAATGAGCCTttcttcccgataattgccctgatcattggcccgtgtaaaggggcctttaggcaGAAAGAAGTAGAATCAGAACTGAAGAGACAAAGAAGATACACTATCAGTTTAGAGAGAGAGACAATCCAAGGTCCCTTTGCTTTTTGGAATTTTTCTTGGGAGAGAACACTGGATAGTTTATCATTTTCCATGATCTAATAAAGTTCGAGAAGAATGGAAATCACTTTACATCATTATGAGCAGGCTGTCCTTGCTGCCATACATTTTTAATGACTataatcacagtttttccttaaTGACTACAAAGCTAGCCTTTAGTTAGTGTTGGAAGATGCTGTTTACATTTAAAAAGTCATCTGACCTCCAAAGTAATTTTTCTTTATGTGTTTAGCATAAATAAAAAGCCGCTTACTCATTCACTTCTGTTCCAGTACCAAGGATCCCGTCCCCACTACTTCCAGTTTCCTGGTGATTGGAACTGTGACATCCAGTCTGTACTTACGTGGACCTCTAAAGCCAGTCACAGGCCTTAGCACCGGTGTGTCCACAGCGGCACGTTAACACTGAAGCCATTGATTGACAGCAGCAGTACACATGATGACAGACAGGACGTCATACTTCCAGAGACCAAAGGCAATGAGGACTAGACCCTCAGGGCTGGAGCGGAGCACCTGTCACGTGAAATTGTTTAGTTGTTGTACACCTCCTTTAATGGTCATTCTTATTGCAACTAGAGTATAAAATATAACTCCAATCTTAATTGTATAATACCTGTTACACTTTAGTGTTTACAAGTTCAAAGACCTTTGTGCAGTAATGTACTCTCTCAAGTTTATTAGTACAACCTTTAGATAAATAGAtgagattaaatataggcgtcaagaATGTTATAAAATGTCACAAGTTGGCATATCTCCCAGCTAGGCCATTTACCTCTCCATGATGTTTCCCAGGAGGGCAGTTTGTGATGTGTATTCTAAATGCAATGTAGACAAGATAGAACAGGAATAGTAAAGCAGTATCATGTCAGTGTGATATGAAATATGTGTTCACCTGCCCATGAGCATCACATTTAAAGCCAGTTTCTATCTGTTTTTGAAGATATTTGAAGAACATTAGTCATGATTTTGCTGGGACTTGTAATCAGTTGACACTTTGACACATCTAAAATAATATGTTATAGTGCATTGTAGAGTTTATTCAGTCAGTATGTTAAGGTGTTGGCTTGATATATTCATTGTTTCATTTTAATTTAGTTTCAGGTGGGGTAACATGAATTTGAGGCATTAAGTCTATCTGTTCATTCACCTTGTTGTTGACATAGAATATCTCTTGTTTTTGGAGATATGCAATAACTTTAGACTGATTTCGCTTTAGCAGGTGCTCACGACATCTTTTAGACACCAAATATCCTATCTCACATAAGTTGAGTAGAATGCAAACAACAGTAGTTACAACCATGAACAAGGTGAAGATATTTTTTTCAGTGGGTCTTGATATAAAACAGTCTACAATATTTGGACATGGAGGCAATGTACACTTGACGATACTGGGCAAGGAATAGTCTTTGTAGATGTGATAAAAGATGTAGAGGAACACTGAATCCACTAATGCTTTTGCTATAAGGCTCATGAGGTAGGTCCACCACAATCCTCCCCTCTTTTTtcctgtgtctaaataaagtctTCCGCTATCCTCACCCTGTTTTTCCTTGTGTTTTCTTTCTCGATCTTCTCTGTAGGCCACATGCAAGAGAACAAGAAGAGATGGGCAAGTAACCAAAATGAGCTGGAGGGCCCAAAGTCTGATATGGGATACTGGAAAGTAGTAATCGTAACAAACATTAGTACACCCCGGCTGCTTTGTATTACAGTCAAATTCCCCTTGTTCATCATCCCATACTCTTTCAGCTGCCACCACATATACGAGTAGTCGGAAGACAAAAACTACTGACATCCAAATGCGTCCAAATGCAGTAGAGAAATGACTCGCACCACTGAGAAGAGCTTGAAAAACTCCCCAGTTCATGGTTTATCTGAAAAAGTTCCAACTTGAGCAAGGCTGTGGTCTACAGATCCTTCCACTGGTTCAAAATCTTTGCATCTTCACTTTTAATatcatattatttatatatacatgtcacacatacatatattccTTTGGTCCCCATTAATATCTTACGGGATTCTGAAAATGTGAGGCTTGAGGTTCTATCACACAGTAATTTTTGTATGGTCAAAATGTTTCATTATTTCTGTGTTcattatctgtaataaaaaagGGAAACACAGGTAATTTCTTATTTTTATACTTACTAAGGACTAACCAATAATAATACAAAGTCTTATCTATACGCTTTCAATTTATTTTATCTTACTTTATAACCATAAACCTAAAAATCCATTTGCCAGAAATCTAACAACACTCATAAATATTAAATACGGTATGTATATAACATATATACCACAGAATGCTAATGATGTGCCATATCCAATGAATAATGCTatccagtgcccaaataatagggAACCATGCCATTTTGGCTTAAAGTGAACCTACAGTTTATTACTATCATACAGCTCttatatataccatatataatACTGGTATAACGGTATCCAGAAAAGTGGACCGACTACTTAATGACCATATATTAGTCCACCTTATTACTAATCATATAGTACTACCAGATATACAttccatttaggcctcatgcacacaaccgttgttctggtccgcatctgagccgcagtttttgcggttcgggtgcggacccattcacttcaatggggcctcaaaagttgcggacagcactccgtgagcTGTCCACATACGTTGCtcagttccgtagccccgcaaaaaatatataacatgtcctactcttgtccgttttgtggacaagaataggcatttctacaatgggccgcctgttctgttccgcaaaattgcggaagacacatgggtggcttccgtgttttgcggatccgcaatttgcagaccgcaaaaaacaaaacggtcgtgtgcatgaggccttaatatcaTTATTGTGGTAGCCTTACAGCCCATATAAAAGTACCTgacataactaatataataccagACATAATACCTAGATTAGTAGTCATCTAGTTCTGAATGTTGCCACATTTCCTGCCAGAAATAGAAAAGTATTGCCTGTAGATGTGACTGGAGTGAGCGGTCCTATTGGAAGTTGGAATTCTCTCCTGCAAAGTTCCTATTAAAGAGGTTATCAAAGTCTAAAACTGTCCCCAATGctcgggcccctcatatagatcatacttaccccgctccctggcacCCTTGTCGCCATGGGGACAAGCCTCACCagcatcgtggcctgctattggctgctgatCCGCATGATGAGGAGATGCAGCGTTAgccgtgcggg
Encoded proteins:
- the LOC120995372 gene encoding gap junction beta-4 protein-like, whose product is MNWGVFQALLSGASHFSTAFGRIWMSVVFVFRLLVYVVAAERVWDDEQGEFDCNTKQPGCTNVCYDYYFPVSHIRLWALQLILVTCPSLLVLLHVAYREDRERKHKEKQGEDSGRLYLDTGKKRGGLWWTYLMSLIAKALVDSVFLYIFYHIYKDYSLPSIVKCTLPPCPNIVDCFISRPTEKNIFTLFMVVTTVVCILLNLCEIGYLVSKRCREHLLKRNQSKVIAYLQKQEIFYVNNKVNEQIDLMPQIHVTPPETKLK